AAATTCTCAAGCGATTTTGTATCCCAAGGGAAAATAGTAAAATCTAAGCAGTGCCAGAGTGGTGAAATTGGTAGACACAGGAGATTCAAAATCTCCCGCCAGCAATGGTGTGCCGGTTCGAGTCCGGCCTCTGGTACCATCCCCCCCTTACATAAACGCAACGGATTATTTTATACCCCACAACCTAGATAGAAATTCTGGGATACAACTGGGATACAAATCTGAGTAATGTGAAGAAATCTAAAGCATGCCTTCTAATAAACATTTCAAGCTACACCACACCTATTACCAAAGCTAAAGACTATAGCTTTCTACCCTCTCGAAATATCTCAGTATGTCCATGAGCAATTGACCAGCTTCTTTAGGTTCTACTAACCTTACATCCGTGACCCCGCTCAACAGGGTCAGAACCTGCCAAACTGGGGAAAAACCAACAACCCTTTAGGGACACCCTCCCCTCTACTAGCCGGCAAAAAGGTAAAATGCTGGCACTGGCCATTTTACCGTATCTCTCCCGACACCGCCTAAAGAGATTTCAGTCCTTTCGATGAGTCTGCCGAAACCCTTAGGGCGTGTCCCGGGAGCTCATTGCGCACCAATGATACTATCGTGCCCTCGAAAAACAGCAGGAACAGCTTTAAATGCGCGAACAACTGGAGCGATATCAGGTCTGGATTTATCTGGTTGCCATCCTGGTCGGCATGGCCATCGGCTGGATGTCACCAGAGCAGACCCGTCATTGGGAAGTGTTGCTTTGGCCGGCCCTAGGTGTTCTTCTGTATACCACTTTCACTCAGGTACCACTGATACATCTCAGGTCGGCATTTCGTGATCGCCGCTTTCTGGCCGCTTTGCTGACGGGCAATTTTATCCTGATACCGGTGGTCGTTGGTCTTCTGTTGTGGCTGATACCGGATGATCCCGCTATTCGTCTCGGCGTGCTGCTGGTACTGCTGGTACCCTGTACGGACTGGTTTATCAGTTATACCCATCTCGGTGGTGGGGACGGTGCCCGGGCCATCGCGGCCGCGCCGATCCTGCTGATTGTGCAGCTCATTTTGCTACCCGTTTATATCTGGCTTTTCATGGGCAATATCGCCATTGAGCTGGCGGTCGGCAGCCACTTGCTGCCAGCCTTCTTCGGATTGATTGTCACCCCACTGATCCTGGCCTGGTTAACCGAACAGTTGACGGAAAAGCACCCGCGCGCGCAAACACTGGTGGACTGGCTTGGGTGGCTGCCCGTGCCGTTGCTGGCACTGGTGGTGTTTCTGATTGCCGGCTCCCAGGTCAGCCTGGTGATCGACAGTGGCGCCCTGCTGTGGTCGGCGCTTGTGGTTTTTGTGCTTTACCTGATTGCCGCCGCCATTATCGGCAAGGGGCTCAGTGAGCTATTCGGGTTCACGCCCACTATCGGCCGTACCCTCACCTTCAGCTTTGGTACCCGCAACTCCTTCGTCATGCTGCCGCTGGCGCTGTCACTGCCGGAGCCCTGGCGTGCCGCCATCGTTGTCATCGTCTTCCAATCCCTGGTCGAGTTGTTCGGCATGGTCGCATATCTGCGCTGGCTGCCGCGCCTGATCAGGAATGCCGACTGAGCCGGGAACGCAGCCTTACCCGGCGCAACAGGACAATTGAGTCACATCCGTGGTAAAAGTCTGGGCGCAGAGCTTGAGCCCTTCCACCATGGTCAGGTAGGGAAACAGCTCTTCAGCCATTTCCTGCACGGTCATATTGGCCCGCATCACCATTACTGCCGTCTGGATCAGTTCTCCAGCCTCGGCGGCAACTGCCTGCACTCCCAGCAAGCGGCCTGAATCCTGTTCGGCCACCATTTTGATAAAGCCTTGGGTGTCGAAATTCACCAAGGCGCGCGGCACGCTGTCCAAACTGAGCACGCGAGTATCGACCTGCAACCCCTGCGTGGTCGCCTGTTCTTCCGTCAAGCCAACGGTCGCCACCTGTGGATCGGTAAAAATCACCGCCGGCATGGCGCTGAGGTCAAGCAGAGCGTCGCCGCCGCTCATGTTGACCCCGGCCCGGCTGCCCCCGGCGGCGGCCACATAGACGAACTGGGGGTGATCGGTGCAATCGCCCGCCGCATAGATGCCTGGCACGTTGGTTTGCATTCGCCCATCCACCTGAATCGCGCCACGCACTGTCTTCACGCCAATCTGTTCCAGACCCAACCGTTCGGTATTGGGTGTGCGTCCGGTGGCGATCAACAACTGCTCTGCTCGCAATTCCCCGGCATTGGTATCCAGTATGAACTCTCCATCGGCGTAATCGACCCGGCTGGCCTGGGTCCGCAGCAATACCCGAATGCCTTCCTGCTCAAAGGCCTTCCGAATAACATCGCCTACAGCCGGATCGTCACGGGATAGCAACCGGCTACGCGCCAGGATGGTTACATGACTGCCCAGCCGCGCAAAGGCCTGGGCAAGCTCCAATGCCACCGCTGATCCCCCGATCACCAGCAGGCGCTCTGGGATGATGGATAGCGACAAGGCGGAGGTGGAAGTCAGGTACGGCGTATCGGCCAACCCCGCAATGGGTGGGATCGCCGGCCGCGCACCCGTGCCGATAAATGCCCGATCAAATTTGATCCGCCGCACTTCGCCCTCCGTGGTGGTGACGTCGAGCGCATTGGCCGTCACGAATTGCGCTGTTCCCTGGATCAGGGTAATGGCCGGGTTGTCACGTAGAATACTGGCATACTTGGCCTCGCGCAGTGCTTCCACCAATCCCTGCTGTTGTTCCAGCAATTTGCCACGATCCACAGTTGGCGCCCAGACATCAATGCCCTCGTCAAAGGGACTTTGGCGTCGCAAGTGCGCGATCTTCGCCGCTCGGATCATCGTCTTGGATGGCACGCAACCGGTATTCACGCAGGTGCCACCAAGGGTGGCTCGCTCGATCACGGTTACCCGGGCGCCGCGTTCCGTCGCTTTCAGTGCCGCGGCCATGGCGGCACCGCCGGTACCGATGACAGCAATGTGAATCGCTTGCGCTTCACTCATGACGGTTTCCTATCCGAAAATTACCCTACAATCTCATTACTTCTGATCTGCCGAGCTTTGTTTGAGGGTAGATGGATAACCGGCATTGGCCGTGGCCTCCGTCAACTCTGTAACGGAGGTTTGCGTGTCCTCGAAGGTGACCCTGGCTTCGCGCTGCTCGAAGCTGACATCGACCTGCCTGACACCGTCAACCCGCTTGAGCGCAGTCATTACGGTGATCGGGCAGGCGGCGCAGGTCATACCGGGCACATCCAGCGTGACGGTCTGCTCCGCGCCCCAGAGGGGTAGACTGAACAGGGCAAACAGTGAACTTACAAGTAAGGACTTTTTCATGTTGCGGACCTCTCAGTAAAACAGGGGTAGGACATAGGGGAACACCGCAGCGATGGCGATCAGTAACGCTACGAACCAGAAGGCGGCTTTGTAAACGCCATGCACCCTGGGTGCAGCGCACACATCGCCGGGTTCACAAGCCCTGGTGGGCCGGTATATCTGGCGCCAGGCCAACACCATGGCCACCAGGGCAGCGCCCAGAAACCAGGGACGATAGGGTTCCAATGCGGTTAAATTACCGATCCAGGCGCCGGAAAACCCCAGCACCACCAACACCAACGGTACCAGGCAACAGGCAGAGGCCAGCAAGGCTGCGACACCCCCGGCAAGCAACGAACCGCGTCCCGGTTTGGATTCAGGCATGGGCAAACCTCCTGTTGTTTTATTCACCACTGTGGCAAGCTTATCTCCGTAGTCGACTACGGAGTCAAGCAACGTGTCCGGTTCTCAAAACACATCCATGACCATCGGCAGTCTGGCCAAGGCCGCAGAGATAAACGTCGAAACTATTCGCTACTACCAGCGGCTGGGGCTGATGACAGAGCCTGAGAAGCCCTTAGGCGGGATTCGCCGCTACGACGAGGACGCGCTGGCACGGCTTCGATTCATCCGCAGGGCGCGATGGCTGGGATTCAGTCTGGAGGAAATCGGAGAACTGCTGAAACTCGAAGACGGCACCCATTGCGACGAGGCCAAAGCACTGGGCGAGCGCAAGCTGGGCAACGTGCGAGACAAGATCCGCAGTCTTCAGCAAATTGAAGGCGTGCTCGACCAACTCGTCGAGGAGTGCTGCACCCAGAAGGACAATGTCACCTGCCCACTGATCGCATCCCTCCACGAGGGGTTTGAGGCAGTTACTCCATGATGGCAGCAGCAGATCCGCATCTCGAAAAGGCCCATGCATCCCTATCTACTCACGATGCAATCATCGAAGATTTGGCAGCGCATCAAAGATCAGGATGATTCCGGCTGGCTACCCTCTGACTTGATTCAACTCCACGGTCACATGAGCAAGCTCTTTGTGTACGCCTAAATACCGTTTGATATCGTCAGGCGCTACGGTTTCATCCACCACGAGCGACAAGATGCACGCGTAGCTCCCCTTCCCTACTCGCCAGACATGCAAATCCGATATTGCCGCCTCTACCGGCGCCGACTTGATGGCATCGTGTATCTCCGCCACCACAGGCGCATCCATTTCTGCATCCAGAAGCACGCGACCGGTATCCCGCAAAAGCCCGTAGGCCCAGGCGGACACCAGGCCTGCACCCACAATACCCATTACCGGGTCCAGCCAACTGGCCCCCCACCACTTGCCCCCAAACAAGGCGACAATGGCCAATAGAGAGGTTGCCGCATCGGTCATGACATGTAGATAGGCAGAACGCAGGTTGAGGTCGTGATGATGGTGATGGCTATCGTGGCTATCCGTGCCATGATGATGAGCATGACCATCTTTCAATAACCAGGCACAGGTGAGATTGACCAACAAACCTACCATGGCAATCAGGATCGCCTGGTCATAGTGAATGGGGCTCGGTGCCAGCAAGCGTTCAACGGATTGAAACAACATCAACCCGGCGACTCCGACCAACAAAATCGCACTGGTATAGCCGCCCAGGATTTCAATTTTCCAGGTGCCGAAGGCGAAGCGTTTGCTATGGGCCAAACGCCGTGCTGCGCCGTAAGCCAGGACCGACAAACCCAACGCCATGGCATGGGAACTCATGTGCCAACCATCGGCCAATAGCGCCATGGAGTTGTAAATCCATCCCCCGGCGATTTCCACCACCATGGTAATTGCGGTGAGCCAAACGGCCCACCGGGTGTTTCGTTCCGCTAACGGATTGCCGTCATCAAAAATATGGGAGTGCTGCCAAGGAATGGTGTTGTCAAATTTTTCCACAGGACTGGTACCTTAATGCATCGCGACATATACTATACCCCAGTATATATTTACACACTAGAGAACAGTGCATATGGCACACACCAACAGGGATCAAAAAAAGCTCTTAACCCGGGTTCGACGCATTAAGGGGCAGGCAGAAGCCATTGAAAAAGCCCTGGATCAGGGCAAGGATTGCACAGCCATACTGCAACAGATAGCGGCCATACGCGGTGCTATCAATGGCCTGATGTCCGAAGTGCTCGAAGGTCATCTGCGTGAACATCTAGGTGCCGAGGACATTTCTCAGGCGCAGCGTCAGCAGGAACTCGATGATGTCATCGGCATACTGCGATCGTATTTGAAATAGGTCATTTAACGATTAATTCCGAAATACCGGTGAAGACATTGCGAACGCAGCTAAAAAGATGGGCCAGACTTATCAGGCAGGACATGTATACGGTGTGGCCGGTTGCGCGGGACTCTCGCACCCCTCTGCACACCAAAATACTGGCCTTCGTCGTCGGTGCCTATGCTTTTTCACCTATCGACCTCATTCCAGACTTCATCCCGGTCATTGGTTACCTGGATGACTTATTGATCGTTCCGGCGGGCATCTGGCTGGTAGTAAAAATGACTCCAAAGATTGTCATTCATGAGAATCGCGAACGCGCTAGACTCCACCACCCAACGCCGATCAGCCGGGTCGCGGCAGGCGTCATTATCAGTCTGTGGCTATCTGCAATAGCGGTATCAATCTATCTATGGGGATATTGATGACGCAATTTAACTATCGCCTCCACTTGATTTGCTCAGGCCAGCGCACCAGTGCCTCACGTAACCCCATGGGGGTCCAGTCGTTTCAATGTGGTTGCCTTTCTGCTAGGCTCACGATCAAATTCCGGGACCACTTGCATGATTAAACGCTGTTTCATAGTCGCAATGACGCTGTTGATTGCCTTGCAGTCAGTGGCGTCTATTGCCTATGAAACACAACCGCACAACCCCGCAATACCACATTATGATGCGCATTCACACGAATCAGCGGATTTTTCCAACGAAAATCAGGCAACCAAGTCGTCTCCCGACAGCCCCAGTCATTCAGCGGACCATTGTCATCACAGCCACAGCTGCTTTCACATGGTGTTGCTGGGAACCCTCACAGACATTTCCGGCGTGACGGCGGGAATAGTACTGTCCGACTACCAAGCCAACTTCACCACCGGGGTTCAATCCTCCCTTTTCCGCCCTCCCATTTCCTGACCCTGCGAATATCTTCCCCACCCGGGGAATAACCGTCATTTAGAATTTCGTAGGAGCAGTCTCATGCTTTTCAGAATGCCCGTAAAAAACGGGCGGCGCGCAATGCCGTGCCACTTTATTATCCATGCCTTTTGCCTTCTAGCGCTGGCATTCGGTTCTGCCCTGGCACACGCCGGTGACAAACCGCTCACTCTGTCCGAGGCCCTCTCGCGGGCCATGGCGCAAAACCCCGGCCTCCAGGTCTTCGATTTTCGCCTTCAGGGCCTTGAGGGTCGCCGCGTTACGGCAGATCAAAATCCTGCCCTGGAGGCCGGTCTGGAAGTGGAAAACTTCCTCGGCAGCGACAATCTGCGAGGAGTTGACGGGGCAGAGTACACCCTATCCCTGTCATCGGTTCTCGAACTTGGCGGCAAGCGTCAGTCCCGCGTCAGCGTGGTTGACTCACGATATGGGCGGGTCGAGGCCGAGCGCCGGGCCGAGACCCTGGATCTCTTGGGACAGGTGACCCAGCGCTTTGTCGCCACACTGGCCCTGCAGGAAAAACTGGAACTGACCGCTGAAGCCGTGGCGCTGGCCGAGGCCACCCACGAGATCGTCACCCGCCGCGCCGACCGGGGCGCTGCGCCCCAGGCCGAAGTCCTGCGCGCCAGGGCCGCGCTCACCCAGAGTCGTATTGAGCAGTCCCGTCTTCGAGCCGCCTACGAGAGCCGGAAAATGGCTCTGGCTTCGCTGTGGGGTGATACCAGCCCGGACTTTCAAATGCTGGAAGGCGATCTGTTCCAGTTCGGTTCCTCCGACAACTTCGAGGCCCTGTACCAGCGGGTCAGCGACAGCCCGGCCATTCAAATCTACGCCAGCGAACAGCGTATCCGCGAAGCGGAGATTCAGCTGGCGCGCAGCCAGTCCGAGAGCGACATCCGTTGGCAGGTCGGCATCCGGCGTTTCGAAGAGACGGATGATACCGCCTTGACCGCTGGGCTCTCGGTACCGCTCTTTTCCGGACGGCGCAATCGCGGCGAGGTGCAGGCCGCCCTGGCGGCGCGGGATGAGGTCCGACTCCGCCGGGAGGATACCCTGCTGCGCCTCCATTCGCGCCTGTTCGACGCCTACCACTTGCGGCAACAAAGCATCGAGGCTGTTGAGCAGGTTCGCGGCCAAATGCTTCCCGACCTGACCGAGGCACTCACTCAGACCCGCGAGGCCTACGAACGCGGCCGCTACAGCTATGTGGAATGGACCGCCGCCCAGCGGGAGCTGCTCTCAGCACGGGAGGCACTGGTCGACGCCGCCACCACGGCGCTGCTCAACCAGGCGCTGATCGAACAACTCACGGCACAGCCTCTCGCCGCCGTTCCGGGCGTCCCGGCGCGCTAATCCACGAATTCAGGATTCACACCATGCAACTGATAAAACAACTCTGTCTGATTCTGGTGGCCACCTGCCTTGCCATCAGCCCCTTACAAGCTGCCGAGGAACAACACGACGAATCGCAGGCCGAGGCTAAAGGACCTCACGGCGGCATACTGCTGCAACAGAACGACGCCACCGTCGAACTGCAAATCTTTGAGCAGGGCGTTCCCCCGGAATACCGGGCCTGGGTCACCAAGGCTGGCCGCGCCGTTACCGATGATATTGACCTTAATGTCCAGCTCACCCGCCTGGGTGGGCAAGCGGACACTTTCGACTTCGCCTACCAGGGGGACTACTGGCTGGGGGATGGTGTGGTGACCGAACCCCACTCCTTCGACGTAGAAGTGAGCCTCGCCATGGACGGCAAGAACTACCGATGGCACTGGGAATCCCACGAAGGTCGCACCCGGATCGCCCCGGATATCGCAGATAAAGCGGGTATCACAACGGCCGCAGCCGGGCCGAGTGCCATCGAGCGCAGCCTCACCACCTACGGCAGCCTGACCACGGCACCGCAACAGATTGCCCGGGTGCATGCCCGCTTCCCCGGTGTAGCCACTTTGGTGAATGTCAATTTGGGCGATCGGGTCGAACGTGGTGACGTACTCGCTCAAGTAGAATCCAACGAAAGTCTGCAGACCTACGCACTGCGCGCGCCCATCGACGGGATTGTCATTGAGCGCCGGATCAGCAACGGGGAAATGACCGGGGAGCAACCCCTATTCGCCATTGCCGATTTGACCACTCTGTGGGCCGAATTCAAGGTCTTCCCCGGCCAACGGGCCGAGGTTGCCATTGGCCAGAAAGTCCGACTGAAGGCTGACGGCATCGAGCGGGAAGGCACCATCCGCCACCTGCTGCCGGCACCCGGCAACGCGCCCTACACCCTGGCCCGGGTCGAAGTCGACAATGCCGAGGGACTGCTGACCCCCGGTTTGCTGGTGGCCGGGGATATCGTGGTGGAAACGGTGGAGGCCCCCTTGGTGGTTGACAACCGCGCCCTGCAATCCTTCCGGGACTGGACCGTGGTGTTTATTCAGGTGGATGACACCTACGAGATCCGCCCACTGGAGCTGGGCCGCAGCGACGGCAACCTGACTGAGGTGCTGGGCGGCCTGCAAGCAGGCGATCGCTATGTGGTGGAAAACAGTTATTTGATCAAGGCCGATATCGAAAAATCCGGCGCATCCCACGACCACTAACCAGGAGGCTATGATGATCAATGCCATCTTACGTCTCTCGGTAGAGCGGCGGTTTTTAATGTTATCCCTTATTCTGGTGCTGGTCGGCGTGGGCGTGTGGAGTTTCCAGCGCCTGCCCATCGACGCGGTGCCGGATATCACCAATGTCCAGGTACAGATCAACACCGAGGCACCGGGCTATTCGCCTCTGGAGGCGGAGCAGCGCATTACCTTTCCGGTGGAAACAGCCTTGTACGGCCTGCCCAACCTGTCCTATACCCGGTCCCTGTCCCGCTACGGCCTGTCCCAGGTCACGGTGGTGTTCGAGGAAGGCACGGACATCTATTTCGCCCGCAATCTGATCAATGAGCGATTGGGCGCCATCAAGAGCGCGCTGCCCCCCGGGCTGGAGCCGGAGATGGGTCCCATCGCCACCGGTCTTGGCGAAATCTTCATGTACACCGTAGAAGCCCTGCCCGGCGCCGCTCAAGCGGATGGCAGTCCGCTGGACGCTACGGCACTGCGGGAGATCCAGGACTGGATCATCAAACCCCAGTTGGCCCAGGTGCCCGGCGTGATCGAAGTCAACACCATTGGCGGCTACGACAAGCAGTACCACGTTACGCCGTCGCCCCAACGGTTGCTGGAGTTCGGCATCACGGTGGATGAACTGGTCAGCGCCCTGCGGGCCAATAACACCAATCGCGGCGCCGGCTATATCGAACGCAACGGCCAACAGCTGTTGGTGCGCTCGCCCGGGCAGCTGGCCACCATTGGCGATATTGAACAGGTGGTGATTGCCAACCGGGATGGTGCGCCAGTCCGGGTAGCCGATGTAGCTGAAGTGGCCATTGGCAAGGAGCTGCGCACCGGAGCCGCCACCCGCGACGGCAAGGAAACGGTGATGGGCACCGCCATGATGCTGGTGGGAGAAAACTCCCGGGCGGTAGCACAGGCCGTGGCCGAGAAACTGGACGCCATTCAGCCCTCGCTGCCCGACGGCGTCAAGGTGGAGGCGGTATACGACCGCACGGCGCTGGTGGACAAGGCCATCGCCACGGTGGAGAAAAACCTGCTTGAAGGGGCACTGCTGGTGATCGTGGTGCTGTTTCTGTTGCTGGGCAACCTGCGCGCCGCCTTGATCACGGCAGCTGTCATTCCGCTTTCGATGCTCGCCACCATCACCGGTATGGTGCGGTCTGGCGTGTCCGCCAATTTGATGAGTCTGGGCGCGCTGGATTTCGGCCTGATCGTCGACGGCGCGGTCATCATCGTCGAGAACTGTATCCGGCGCCTGTCCCAGGCCCAGCACCAAAGCCAACTGGCACTCAAGGAGCGACTGCAACTGGTGTTCGAGGCCACCAACGAGGTCATACGCCCCAGCCTGTTTGGTGTCGCCATTATTACCGTGGTGTACCTGCCGATCTTTGCCCTCACCGGCGTCGAGGGCAAAATGTTCCACCCCATGGCGGCCACCGTGGTGATGGCTCTGCTGGCGGCCATGGTGTTATCACTCACCGTGGTGCCCGCCGCTGTGGCAGTTTTTATGGGCGGCAAAATCAGCGAAAAGGAAAGCCCGGTAATCAGCGGCGCCAAATCGCTCTACAGGCCTG
The DNA window shown above is from Pseudomonadales bacterium and carries:
- a CDS encoding CusA/CzcA family heavy metal efflux RND transporter, producing MINAILRLSVERRFLMLSLILVLVGVGVWSFQRLPIDAVPDITNVQVQINTEAPGYSPLEAEQRITFPVETALYGLPNLSYTRSLSRYGLSQVTVVFEEGTDIYFARNLINERLGAIKSALPPGLEPEMGPIATGLGEIFMYTVEALPGAAQADGSPLDATALREIQDWIIKPQLAQVPGVIEVNTIGGYDKQYHVTPSPQRLLEFGITVDELVSALRANNTNRGAGYIERNGQQLLVRSPGQLATIGDIEQVVIANRDGAPVRVADVAEVAIGKELRTGAATRDGKETVMGTAMMLVGENSRAVAQAVAEKLDAIQPSLPDGVKVEAVYDRTALVDKAIATVEKNLLEGALLVIVVLFLLLGNLRAALITAAVIPLSMLATITGMVRSGVSANLMSLGALDFGLIVDGAVIIVENCIRRLSQAQHQSQLALKERLQLVFEATNEVIRPSLFGVAIITVVYLPIFALTGVEGKMFHPMAATVVMALLAAMVLSLTVVPAAVAVFMGGKISEKESPVISGAKSLYRPALRVAMRFRWLVLGGATALVAACLWLATTLGAEFIPQLDEGDIALHALRIPGTGLEQSIEMQSQLEERLKAFGEVDKVFAKIGTPEVATDPMPPSVADNFVILKPRSQWPNPDKTKDELVAEMEDAVTQLPGNNYEFTQPIEMRFNELISGVRADLGIKVFGDDLDQLLTSANDVLEVVESTEGAADTRVEQVTGLPMLSVHPKRMALSRYGLTVDNLQDLVAAGVGGENAGLIYEGDRRFQLVVRLPEDIRRDVDSLADLPVPLPDGGYVPLSEVAELELAPAPNQISRENGKRRVVVTANVRDRDLGGFVEEAQARIADDVDLPPGYWLDYGGTFEQLQSASQRLAIVVPVTLAIILALLVMAFGSLKDALIIFTGVPLALTGGVLSLWLRDMPLSISAGVGFIALSGVAVLNGLVMIAFIRDLWHEQGDLMKAIVDGALIRLRPVLMTALVASLGFVPMALNTGTGAEVQRPLATVVIGGIISSTLLTLFVLPVLYALLHGRSASNSTPTGDIKHDTDS
- the merR gene encoding Hg(II)-responsive transcriptional regulator, producing MTIGSLAKAAEINVETIRYYQRLGLMTEPEKPLGGIRRYDEDALARLRFIRRARWLGFSLEEIGELLKLEDGTHCDEAKALGERKLGNVRDKIRSLQQIEGVLDQLVEECCTQKDNVTCPLIASLHEGFEAVTP
- a CDS encoding DUF1232 domain-containing protein — translated: MYTVWPVARDSRTPLHTKILAFVVGAYAFSPIDLIPDFIPVIGYLDDLLIVPAGIWLVVKMTPKIVIHENRERARLHHPTPISRVAAGVIISLWLSAIAVSIYLWGY
- a CDS encoding efflux RND transporter periplasmic adaptor subunit, with translation MQLIKQLCLILVATCLAISPLQAAEEQHDESQAEAKGPHGGILLQQNDATVELQIFEQGVPPEYRAWVTKAGRAVTDDIDLNVQLTRLGGQADTFDFAYQGDYWLGDGVVTEPHSFDVEVSLAMDGKNYRWHWESHEGRTRIAPDIADKAGITTAAAGPSAIERSLTTYGSLTTAPQQIARVHARFPGVATLVNVNLGDRVERGDVLAQVESNESLQTYALRAPIDGIVIERRISNGEMTGEQPLFAIADLTTLWAEFKVFPGQRAEVAIGQKVRLKADGIEREGTIRHLLPAPGNAPYTLARVEVDNAEGLLTPGLLVAGDIVVETVEAPLVVDNRALQSFRDWTVVFIQVDDTYEIRPLELGRSDGNLTEVLGGLQAGDRYVVENSYLIKADIEKSGASHDH
- a CDS encoding TolC family protein → MLFRMPVKNGRRAMPCHFIIHAFCLLALAFGSALAHAGDKPLTLSEALSRAMAQNPGLQVFDFRLQGLEGRRVTADQNPALEAGLEVENFLGSDNLRGVDGAEYTLSLSSVLELGGKRQSRVSVVDSRYGRVEAERRAETLDLLGQVTQRFVATLALQEKLELTAEAVALAEATHEIVTRRADRGAAPQAEVLRARAALTQSRIEQSRLRAAYESRKMALASLWGDTSPDFQMLEGDLFQFGSSDNFEALYQRVSDSPAIQIYASEQRIREAEIQLARSQSESDIRWQVGIRRFEETDDTALTAGLSVPLFSGRRNRGEVQAALAARDEVRLRREDTLLRLHSRLFDAYHLRQQSIEAVEQVRGQMLPDLTEALTQTREAYERGRYSYVEWTAAQRELLSAREALVDAATTALLNQALIEQLTAQPLAAVPGVPAR
- the dmeF gene encoding CDF family Co(II)/Ni(II) efflux transporter DmeF translates to MEKFDNTIPWQHSHIFDDGNPLAERNTRWAVWLTAITMVVEIAGGWIYNSMALLADGWHMSSHAMALGLSVLAYGAARRLAHSKRFAFGTWKIEILGGYTSAILLVGVAGLMLFQSVERLLAPSPIHYDQAILIAMVGLLVNLTCAWLLKDGHAHHHGTDSHDSHHHHHDLNLRSAYLHVMTDAATSLLAIVALFGGKWWGASWLDPVMGIVGAGLVSAWAYGLLRDTGRVLLDAEMDAPVVAEIHDAIKSAPVEAAISDLHVWRVGKGSYACILSLVVDETVAPDDIKRYLGVHKELAHVTVELNQVRG
- a CDS encoding metal/formaldehyde-sensitive transcriptional repressor; the encoded protein is MAHTNRDQKKLLTRVRRIKGQAEAIEKALDQGKDCTAILQQIAAIRGAINGLMSEVLEGHLREHLGAEDISQAQRQQELDDVIGILRSYLK
- the merT gene encoding mercuric ion transporter MerT: MPESKPGRGSLLAGGVAALLASACCLVPLVLVVLGFSGAWIGNLTALEPYRPWFLGAALVAMVLAWRQIYRPTRACEPGDVCAAPRVHGVYKAAFWFVALLIAIAAVFPYVLPLFY
- a CDS encoding arsenic resistance protein, whose translation is MREQLERYQVWIYLVAILVGMAIGWMSPEQTRHWEVLLWPALGVLLYTTFTQVPLIHLRSAFRDRRFLAALLTGNFILIPVVVGLLLWLIPDDPAIRLGVLLVLLVPCTDWFISYTHLGGGDGARAIAAAPILLIVQLILLPVYIWLFMGNIAIELAVGSHLLPAFFGLIVTPLILAWLTEQLTEKHPRAQTLVDWLGWLPVPLLALVVFLIAGSQVSLVIDSGALLWSALVVFVLYLIAAAIIGKGLSELFGFTPTIGRTLTFSFGTRNSFVMLPLALSLPEPWRAAIVVIVFQSLVELFGMVAYLRWLPRLIRNAD